The following are encoded in a window of Trueperaceae bacterium genomic DNA:
- a CDS encoding sodium-translocating pyrophosphatase has protein sequence MDLLITLVPLAAIVALIAAFLLARGIMTAPTGDARMVEISDAVRQGAAAYMNRQYRTITVVAVIIAAIFAVVALTAGNDHDRVMWWWTTAGFAVGALFSAISGYVGMNVAVRANVRVAQAARSGLAGALRIAFNGGAVAGLAVAGLALLGVAGFFWVFHVVLDLANPVEPLVGFAFGASLISLFARVGGGIYTKAADVGADLVGKVEAGIPEDDPRNPAVIADNVGDNVGDCAGMGADLFETYAVTAIGAVFLGYLLPGTGSITNLVLYPLVLGAIAILASILGVFAVRLNEGSNNIMAALYKGVFASAGISIGGFGIATWLMFHSFDFTVLGRDMSWGSLFGASLIGIAVTVLLMFITEYFTSTRYAPVRRVAKASETGSATNIISGLAVGMQSTALPVVLLVLAIFVAYSLAGLYGIAVAAVAMLSVTGMVVAMDTYGPITDNAGGIAEMAELPDNVRETTDALDAVGNTTKAVTKGYAIGSAALAALVLFADFAERLKLVDADRFGPGAFRLDDPIVLVGLLVGAMLPFLFSAFLMESVGKAAGAVIEEVRRQFRTIKGIMEGKAKPDYGKAVDIVTAAALREMALPGIIAVAAPLIVGFLFGPLALGGLLIGVIGSGLMMALMMSNGGGAWDNAKKYIEDGNHGGKGS, from the coding sequence ATGGACCTGCTGATCACCCTAGTACCCTTGGCCGCCATCGTGGCGTTGATAGCGGCCTTCCTGTTGGCGCGGGGCATCATGACCGCGCCCACGGGAGACGCGCGCATGGTCGAGATCTCCGACGCCGTGCGTCAGGGCGCCGCCGCCTACATGAACAGGCAGTACCGCACCATCACGGTGGTGGCCGTCATCATCGCGGCCATCTTCGCCGTGGTGGCGCTCACGGCCGGCAACGACCACGACCGCGTCATGTGGTGGTGGACGACGGCCGGCTTCGCCGTCGGCGCGCTCTTCAGCGCCATCAGCGGCTACGTTGGAATGAACGTTGCGGTGCGCGCCAACGTGCGCGTGGCGCAGGCCGCCCGGAGCGGCCTGGCGGGGGCGCTGCGCATCGCCTTCAACGGCGGGGCGGTCGCCGGCCTGGCGGTGGCGGGCCTCGCCCTGCTCGGCGTGGCCGGCTTCTTCTGGGTGTTCCACGTCGTGCTCGACCTGGCCAACCCGGTTGAGCCGCTGGTGGGCTTCGCGTTCGGCGCCTCGCTCATCAGCCTCTTCGCGCGCGTAGGCGGCGGCATATACACCAAGGCGGCCGACGTGGGCGCCGACCTCGTCGGCAAGGTCGAGGCGGGCATACCAGAGGACGACCCCCGCAACCCGGCCGTCATCGCCGACAACGTCGGCGACAACGTCGGCGACTGCGCGGGCATGGGCGCCGACCTGTTCGAGACGTACGCCGTCACCGCCATCGGGGCCGTGTTCCTCGGTTACCTGCTGCCCGGCACGGGCAGCATCACCAACCTCGTGCTCTACCCGCTGGTGCTAGGCGCCATCGCCATCCTGGCCAGCATCCTGGGCGTCTTCGCCGTCCGGCTGAACGAGGGCTCCAACAACATCATGGCGGCGCTCTACAAGGGCGTCTTCGCCAGCGCCGGCATCAGCATCGGCGGCTTCGGCATCGCGACGTGGCTCATGTTCCACAGCTTCGATTTCACCGTGCTCGGCCGCGACATGAGCTGGGGTTCGCTCTTCGGCGCAAGCCTCATCGGCATCGCCGTCACCGTCCTGCTCATGTTCATCACCGAGTACTTCACGAGCACGCGCTACGCCCCGGTGAGGCGCGTGGCGAAGGCCTCCGAGACGGGCAGCGCCACCAACATCATCTCCGGCCTGGCCGTCGGCATGCAGTCGACCGCCCTCCCGGTCGTATTGCTGGTGCTCGCCATCTTCGTCGCCTACTCGCTGGCGGGCCTCTACGGCATCGCCGTCGCGGCCGTCGCCATGCTCTCCGTCACCGGCATGGTCGTGGCCATGGACACGTACGGCCCCATCACGGACAACGCGGGCGGCATCGCCGAGATGGCCGAGCTGCCCGACAACGTCCGCGAGACCACCGACGCCCTCGACGCCGTCGGCAACACCACCAAGGCCGTCACGAAGGGTTACGCCATCGGTTCGGCCGCCCTGGCCGCCCTGGTGCTGTTCGCCGACTTCGCCGAGCGCCTCAAGCTGGTCGACGCGGACCGGTTCGGTCCCGGCGCCTTCCGCCTGGACGACCCCATCGTGCTGGTCGGTCTCCTCGTGGGCGCCATGCTGCCGTTCCTCTTCAGCGCCTTCCTGATGGAGTCGGTCGGCAAGGCGGCGGGCGCCGTCATCGAGGAGGTGCGGCGCCAGTTCCGCACCATCAAGGGCATCATGGAGGGCAAGGCGAAGCCCGACTACGGCAAGGCCGTCGACATCGTCACGGCGGCCGCGCTGCGGGAGATGGCGCTGCCGGGCATCATCGCCGTGGCCGCGCCCCTGATCGTCGGCTTCCTGTTCGGACCACTGGCGCTCGGCGGCCTGCTGATCGGCGTCATCGGCTCCGGCCTCATGATGGCGCTCATGATGAGCAACGGCGGCGGCGCCTGGGACAACGCCAAGAAGTACATCGAGGACGGCAACCACGGCGGCAAGGGCTCGG
- a CDS encoding alpha-D-glucose phosphate-specific phosphoglucomutase, producing the protein MTRSPLAGRKAPRSLLIDVPRLVTDYYALAPDPSVAAQLVAFGTSGHRGSSSDATFNEDHIVAVSQAIADRRRRQGLGGPLFLGADTHALSTPALVTALEVLTANDVPVVTARGFAPVPTPVISHAVLTHNLGPKAAGAMPGAAAQADGVVITPSHNPPRDGGFKYNPPHGGPAGSSETAEIQRAANAYLAAGLAGVKRRSLASARAAGAFEERDLVTPYVADLGDVVDMDVIRGAGVRIGVDPLGGAAVAYWQPIAERWRLDLTVVNDVVDPTFAFMPVDHDGKIRMDCSSPDAMANLIHLQADFDVAFGNDPDADRHGIVTPTGGLMNPNHYLAVAIDYLFTHRPGWPQGAKVGKTLVSSSMIDKVAGGLGREVAEVPVGFKWFVDGLLGGSYGFGGEESAGASFLRFGGTPWTTDKDGPILGLLACEVTARTGQDPAERYRALTRRFGTPAYSRLDVPASPQRKRVLGALTPQALEASGLTELAGEKIVSVLSRAPANDEPIGGIKVVTESGWFAARPSGTEDVYKIYAESFAGPERLAALQAEARELVQDQFERAGV; encoded by the coding sequence ATGACCCGCAGCCCTCTCGCCGGGCGGAAAGCCCCCAGGTCCCTCCTCATCGACGTCCCGCGGCTCGTGACCGACTACTACGCCCTGGCGCCCGACCCGAGCGTCGCCGCGCAGCTGGTCGCGTTCGGCACGTCGGGTCACCGCGGGTCGAGCAGCGACGCCACCTTCAACGAGGATCACATCGTCGCCGTCAGCCAGGCGATCGCCGACCGGCGGCGGCGCCAGGGCCTGGGCGGGCCGCTGTTCCTCGGCGCCGACACCCACGCGCTGTCCACCCCGGCGCTGGTCACGGCGCTCGAGGTGCTCACGGCCAACGACGTCCCCGTCGTCACGGCGCGCGGGTTCGCGCCGGTCCCGACCCCCGTCATCTCGCACGCCGTCCTCACCCACAACCTAGGACCCAAGGCCGCCGGCGCCATGCCCGGCGCGGCCGCTCAGGCAGACGGCGTCGTCATCACGCCGTCTCACAACCCGCCTCGCGACGGTGGCTTCAAGTACAACCCGCCTCACGGCGGTCCGGCCGGCTCGAGCGAGACCGCCGAGATCCAGCGGGCCGCCAACGCCTACCTGGCGGCTGGGTTGGCGGGCGTGAAGCGCAGGTCGCTCGCGTCCGCCCGCGCCGCCGGCGCCTTCGAGGAGCGCGACCTCGTCACGCCTTACGTCGCGGACCTCGGCGACGTCGTCGACATGGACGTGATCCGCGGCGCCGGGGTGCGCATCGGCGTCGACCCGCTGGGCGGCGCGGCCGTGGCGTACTGGCAGCCGATAGCCGAGCGCTGGCGGCTCGACCTCACCGTCGTCAACGACGTGGTGGACCCGACCTTCGCCTTCATGCCCGTTGACCACGACGGCAAGATCCGCATGGACTGCTCGTCGCCCGACGCCATGGCCAACCTGATCCACCTGCAGGCCGACTTCGACGTCGCATTCGGCAACGACCCCGATGCCGACAGGCACGGCATCGTCACGCCCACGGGCGGCTTGATGAACCCCAACCACTACCTGGCGGTCGCCATCGACTACCTGTTCACGCACCGACCCGGCTGGCCGCAGGGGGCGAAGGTGGGGAAGACGCTCGTGTCGAGCTCGATGATCGACAAGGTGGCGGGCGGACTGGGCCGCGAGGTGGCCGAGGTGCCCGTCGGCTTCAAGTGGTTCGTCGATGGCCTGCTCGGCGGGAGCTACGGCTTCGGGGGCGAGGAGAGCGCCGGCGCATCGTTCTTGCGTTTCGGCGGCACGCCGTGGACCACCGACAAGGACGGCCCGATCCTCGGGCTCCTCGCCTGCGAGGTCACGGCCCGGACGGGGCAGGATCCCGCCGAGCGGTACCGGGCGCTAACGCGCCGCTTCGGTACCCCCGCCTACTCCCGCCTCGACGTGCCCGCCTCGCCACAACGGAAGCGCGTGCTGGGTGCCCTCACGCCCCAGGCGCTCGAGGCGAGCGGGCTGACCGAACTGGCCGGGGAGAAGATCGTGAGCGTCCTGTCGCGCGCTCCGGCCAACGACGAGCCGATCGGCGGCATCAAGGTCGTGACGGAGAGCGGCTGGTTCGCGGCGCGGCCGTCGGGCACCGAGGACGTCTACAAGATCTACGCCGAGAGCTTCGCCGGTCCGGAGCGGCTGGCGGCATTGCAGGCGGAGGCGCGCGAGCTGGTGCAGGACCAGTTCGAACGGGCCGGCGTGTAG